In the Candidatus Dechloromonas phosphoritropha genome, TCTCGGCATGGCCGAGATGCAGCCCCTGGACCTCCTGCAGGAAGACGATGTCCGGATTGAGTTCACGCAGACGTTCGCGCAGCTCGTGCACCATCATGCGCCGGTTGAACTGCGAGAAGCCCTTGTGAATATTGAAGGTCGTTACGTGAAGAGCTGTGGACTTGCTCATGAACGGTCAGGAAATCGCCAGCATGCGGTTGAGCGCCAGCCTGGCCAGCCCGGCCTCGTGCTCGGGAACGCGGATCTGATTGACAACCTTGCCGGCCGCCAGATTTTCCAGGGTCCAGGCCAGATGCTGAGGGTCGATGCGCTGCATGGTCGAGCACATGCAGATGGTCGTCGCCATGAACTGGACTATCTTGTTCTGCGGCAGGACTTCCGTGGCCAGACGGTCAACCAGGTTGAGTTCGGTGCCGACCAGCCAGCGCGTGCCCTCCGGCGCTTCCTTGATGGTCCTGACGATGTGCTCGGTCGAGCCGACATGATCGGAAGCGGCGCAGACCTCAAAATTGCACTCGGGGTGGGCGATGACCAACCCCTCCGGGTATTTCGCCCTGAAGGAGTCGATGTGCGACTTCTGAAACATCTGGTGCACCGAGCAGTGACCCTTCCATAGCAGGATGCGCGCCTTCCGGACCAGCTCCGGCGTCAGGCCGCCGAGTTCGAGGTCGGGGTCCCAGACGACCATTTCGTCCATCGGGATGCCCATGCTGTGTCCCGTCCACCGTCCGAGATGCTGATCAGGGAAAAACAGTACCTTCGGGCGCTGAGCAAAAGCCCATTTGGCGATAGTGCCGGCGTTGGACGAGGTGCACACGATGCCGCCGTGTTCGCCGCAGAATGCCTTCAGGTCGGCTGCCGAGTTGATGTAGGTGACGGGGGTGATCTCCGCCTCGGCATTTAGCACTTCGCCCAGCTCGCGCCAGCAGCGCTCGACCTTGGCCAGGTTGGCCATGTCGGCCATCGAGCAGCCGGCGG is a window encoding:
- the nadA gene encoding quinolinate synthase NadA → MQSTTIAFKPFNSLPDGDCQERIRAARARLGRKVVILCHHYQRADIYQHADLTGDSLKLSKLAAQTDADYVVFCGVHFMAEVADIMTAPNQIAILPDLAAGCSMADMANLAKVERCWRELGEVLNAEAEITPVTYINSAADLKAFCGEHGGIVCTSSNAGTIAKWAFAQRPKVLFFPDQHLGRWTGHSMGIPMDEMVVWDPDLELGGLTPELVRKARILLWKGHCSVHQMFQKSHIDSFRAKYPEGLVIAHPECNFEVCAASDHVGSTEHIVRTIKEAPEGTRWLVGTELNLVDRLATEVLPQNKIVQFMATTICMCSTMQRIDPQHLAWTLENLAAGKVVNQIRVPEHEAGLARLALNRMLAIS